Proteins encoded by one window of Cystobacter ferrugineus:
- a CDS encoding N-acyl amino acid synthase FeeM domain-containing protein — protein MTRDIVPYRFSQAVGELRMSAIALHRRRYLEVGFMPEGFQDPYEKDSIYFVAQPKELFQVVGVCRLVLQELRTLPTYAHFDLFHDKKQALRQLKPGTYAELGAFAVLSRHHGLSSGLIATALGHASAQGMTHVLCCVDQDFHRNVRMFLDIPLETVGPGKLFYGSIKIPCVLNIAEALERLRISRPQAFQPLSSRVGGPGRAPPPVRVA, from the coding sequence TTGACGCGTGACATTGTCCCGTATCGCTTCAGCCAGGCCGTGGGCGAGCTGCGAATGAGTGCGATTGCCTTGCATCGTCGGCGCTACCTGGAAGTCGGCTTCATGCCGGAGGGTTTCCAGGATCCCTACGAGAAGGACTCCATCTACTTCGTGGCCCAGCCGAAGGAGTTGTTCCAGGTCGTGGGCGTGTGCCGGTTGGTCCTCCAGGAATTGCGGACGCTCCCGACCTATGCTCACTTCGATCTCTTCCATGACAAGAAGCAGGCCCTGCGCCAGTTGAAGCCGGGCACCTACGCCGAGCTGGGAGCGTTCGCGGTCCTGTCGAGGCATCACGGCCTGAGCTCCGGACTGATCGCGACCGCGTTGGGCCATGCCTCCGCCCAGGGGATGACCCATGTGCTGTGTTGCGTCGACCAGGACTTCCACAGGAACGTGCGGATGTTCCTCGACATCCCGCTCGAGACCGTTGGGCCTGGCAAGCTCTTCTATGGCTCGATCAAGATTCCGTGTGTCTTGAACATCGCCGAGGCGCTCGAGCGGTTGAGGATCAGCAGGCCCCAGGCCTTCCAACCGCTGTCGTCCAGGGTGGGAGGTCCGGGCCGCGCGCCTCCGCCGGTCAGGGTCGCCTGA
- a CDS encoding sensor histidine kinase, which yields MRHFFSMTTALVIIIPLVAGAALLRVFQISQAEQAILRRYALVTEQTLRAERLNAEGERLARLSRSYLLTPHPDIMKEVDTSRARFDGLARQLAEAHLDERERELMEEISRADRFLRSIARDLHQQRGEGVPVEELQPPLTGEYQFLREALDETLRELLHHERERMSALESEAHQVLAESGGMRLFAVIVAVIMLALQAVLAMRELHRRRLAQEMAESNAAERAASEARYSGIVSLAADAIITVDEAQRITLFNAGAETIFGYQAAEVLGRPLDVLMPERLRERHHQFLRTFVEKGLAARRIGERQRVHGLRKSGEEFPIDAAISSLEVEGKRTLTVILRDISEQKRVEEEQRFLVSAGELLSSTSLDSERTLSRVAQLAVERLADWCLVCLCDEGRVRLSEVVHRDPAQWQTASLLRGFPLDSRRAFLAREVLVQRKPLLQSHVSAEQLAALAQSDDHLLLLRRLNVRSFMAVPLMANERLLGTLTFISSDSGHVYTPRDLEFAEQLGRYSSLALENARLYQSARDATLARDKILGVVAHDLRSPLQSILLALPMLQRRAPVPGGVNDERQGKLLERLSTSAHRMNRMIEDLLDVARVEAGQLSIRASPQPTEPLLHEALETVRPQAQQIQLVLEPPGSLPPVLADRDRLLQVFSNLLGNALKFTPSGGEVRVGAHAKDGQVVFFVKDTGPGLTAEARQHLFERFWQANHGDRRGAGLGLSIVKDIIEAHGGRIHVESEQGQGSSFFFSVPIALNATPSPPGPLDTAGPL from the coding sequence ATGCGCCACTTCTTCTCCATGACGACGGCCCTGGTGATCATCATTCCCCTGGTAGCTGGGGCCGCGCTGCTCCGGGTGTTCCAGATCTCTCAGGCGGAGCAAGCCATCCTGCGGCGCTACGCGCTCGTCACCGAGCAGACACTCCGCGCCGAGCGCCTGAACGCCGAGGGAGAGCGCCTGGCCCGTCTGAGCCGCTCGTACCTGCTCACACCCCACCCGGACATCATGAAAGAGGTCGACACCTCGCGCGCCCGGTTCGATGGGCTCGCGCGACAGCTCGCCGAGGCCCACCTGGATGAGCGGGAGCGGGAGCTGATGGAGGAAATCTCCCGGGCCGACAGGTTCCTCCGGAGCATCGCCCGGGACCTGCACCAGCAGCGGGGCGAGGGGGTCCCCGTCGAGGAACTCCAGCCCCCCCTCACCGGGGAGTACCAGTTCCTGCGGGAGGCGTTGGATGAGACCCTGCGGGAGCTGCTGCATCACGAGCGGGAGCGGATGAGTGCCCTGGAGTCCGAGGCCCATCAGGTGCTCGCCGAGTCGGGCGGGATGCGCCTGTTCGCGGTCATCGTCGCCGTGATCATGCTGGCGCTCCAGGCGGTGCTCGCGATGCGCGAGCTGCACCGGCGGCGCCTCGCCCAGGAAATGGCCGAGAGCAACGCGGCGGAGCGCGCCGCCTCGGAGGCCCGCTACTCCGGCATCGTCTCGCTCGCCGCGGACGCCATCATCACCGTGGACGAGGCCCAGCGCATCACCCTCTTCAACGCGGGTGCCGAGACCATCTTCGGCTACCAGGCAGCCGAGGTGCTCGGGCGTCCCCTCGACGTGCTGATGCCCGAGCGCCTCCGGGAGCGGCATCACCAGTTCCTGCGGACGTTCGTCGAGAAGGGCCTTGCGGCCCGGAGGATCGGCGAGCGCCAGCGCGTGCATGGTCTGCGCAAGAGTGGCGAGGAGTTCCCCATCGACGCGGCCATCTCCAGTCTCGAGGTGGAAGGCAAGCGGACGCTCACGGTCATCCTCCGGGACATCTCCGAGCAGAAGCGGGTGGAGGAGGAGCAGCGCTTCCTGGTGAGCGCCGGGGAGCTGCTCTCGTCCACGTCACTGGACTCCGAGCGCACGCTCTCGCGCGTTGCCCAGCTCGCCGTGGAGAGGCTGGCCGACTGGTGCCTCGTCTGCCTGTGCGACGAGGGCCGGGTGCGCCTGTCCGAGGTGGTCCACCGAGATCCCGCCCAGTGGCAGACGGCCTCGCTCCTGCGGGGCTTCCCGCTGGACTCCCGCCGCGCCTTCCTCGCACGCGAAGTGCTGGTTCAGCGCAAGCCCCTGCTCCAGTCCCATGTCTCCGCGGAGCAGCTCGCGGCCCTGGCCCAGAGCGACGACCACCTGCTCCTGCTGCGGCGGCTCAACGTGCGCTCCTTCATGGCCGTTCCCTTGATGGCCAACGAGCGGCTGTTGGGGACCCTCACGTTCATCTCCTCGGACTCCGGCCACGTCTATACCCCGAGGGATCTGGAGTTCGCCGAGCAGTTGGGCCGCTATTCCAGCCTGGCCCTGGAGAACGCCCGGCTCTACCAGTCCGCCCGGGACGCCACGCTGGCGAGGGACAAGATCCTGGGCGTCGTCGCCCATGATCTGCGCAGCCCCCTGCAATCCATCCTCCTCGCGTTGCCGATGCTGCAACGACGGGCCCCCGTCCCGGGCGGGGTGAACGACGAGCGTCAGGGAAAGCTCCTGGAGAGGCTCTCCACCTCCGCCCATCGGATGAACCGGATGATCGAGGATCTGCTGGACGTGGCGCGCGTGGAGGCGGGGCAGCTCTCCATCCGCGCGAGCCCCCAGCCCACCGAGCCGCTCCTGCACGAGGCGCTCGAGACGGTCCGGCCCCAGGCCCAGCAGATCCAACTCGTGCTCGAGCCGCCCGGCAGCCTGCCACCCGTGCTCGCCGATCGGGACCGGCTGCTGCAGGTGTTCTCCAACCTGCTGGGCAACGCGTTGAAGTTCACCCCCTCGGGGGGAGAGGTCCGGGTAGGAGCCCATGCGAAGGACGGGCAGGTGGTGTTCTTCGTGAAGGACACCGGCCCTGGACTCACCGCCGAGGCCCGGCAGCACCTCTTCGAGCGCTTCTGGCAGGCCAACCACGGAGATCGCCGGGGGGCCGGGCTCGGGCTGTCCATCGTCAAGGACATCATCGAGGCCCATGGCGGGAGGATCCACGTGGAGAGCGAGCAGGGCCAGGGCAGTTCCTTCTTCTTCTCCGTGCCCATCGCCCTCAACGCGACGCCCTCTCCCCCGGGCCCCCTGGACACCGCCGGCCCGCTCTGA
- a CDS encoding M12 family metallopeptidase: MSRHHRFARLPMSASALSALLLGGCGLSNETEQAFPGRAGEVVTARVALPGLGVQTVTYEKIDGMAVLEGDILLDLREKPTRSGQSVARTDSYSRWPGATVPYVIDAALPDSGRVTSAIRHWESKTSLRFKPRTTEADYVRFVPGSGCSSYVGRVGGEQRVDLASGCGLTAAIHEIGHAVGLWHEQSRADRDNHIIINWGNVQSGTAHNFQTYAQQGADGMDLGPYDYGSIMHYDAYAFSSNGQPTIVRRDGGGSLGRQDSLSDGDTRGAESLYSPRARFSSGVAGNRCLDVSDGNPAQGTPTQIWECNGSAAQEWFLSVRGELRSTLAPNRCLDVSDAKTTPGTRVRIWECNGTAAQRWTISGGEVRSALGSNLCLDVSDAGTALGTAVQIWDCNRSAAQKWTRF; this comes from the coding sequence ATGAGCCGTCATCATCGATTCGCCCGTCTGCCCATGAGTGCTTCCGCGCTGAGCGCCCTGCTGCTGGGCGGCTGTGGTCTCTCCAATGAGACTGAGCAGGCCTTCCCCGGACGGGCAGGTGAAGTGGTGACCGCCCGGGTGGCGTTGCCGGGACTCGGGGTCCAGACGGTCACCTACGAGAAGATCGACGGAATGGCCGTCCTGGAGGGGGACATCCTGCTCGACCTGCGGGAGAAGCCGACCCGAAGCGGCCAGTCCGTGGCCCGGACGGACTCGTACTCGCGTTGGCCGGGGGCCACCGTCCCCTACGTCATCGATGCGGCCCTGCCCGACAGTGGCCGGGTGACGTCCGCCATCCGCCACTGGGAATCCAAGACCTCCTTGCGCTTCAAGCCGCGCACGACGGAGGCGGACTACGTGCGGTTCGTGCCGGGCTCCGGCTGTAGCTCGTACGTCGGCAGGGTGGGGGGTGAGCAGAGGGTGGACCTGGCCAGTGGATGCGGCCTGACCGCCGCGATCCATGAGATCGGACATGCCGTGGGCCTCTGGCACGAGCAGAGCCGTGCCGACCGGGACAACCACATCATCATCAATTGGGGCAACGTCCAGTCCGGAACGGCGCACAACTTCCAGACCTACGCGCAGCAGGGAGCGGATGGCATGGACCTGGGCCCCTACGATTATGGCTCCATCATGCACTACGACGCCTACGCCTTCTCCTCCAATGGTCAGCCGACCATCGTCCGCAGGGATGGGGGAGGGAGCCTCGGGCGGCAAGATTCGCTGTCCGATGGGGACACCCGTGGCGCGGAGTCGCTCTATAGCCCGCGCGCCCGCTTCAGCAGCGGGGTGGCCGGGAATCGCTGCCTGGACGTCTCCGACGGCAACCCGGCGCAGGGGACTCCCACGCAGATCTGGGAGTGCAATGGCTCGGCCGCGCAGGAATGGTTCCTGAGCGTCCGTGGGGAGCTGCGCAGCACCCTCGCTCCCAACCGCTGCCTGGATGTGTCCGACGCGAAGACGACGCCGGGCACTCGGGTCCGGATCTGGGAGTGCAACGGTACGGCCGCGCAGAGGTGGACGATCAGCGGCGGAGAGGTGCGCAGCGCGCTGGGGAGCAATCTCTGCCTGGACGTGTCCGACGCGGGCACGGCCCTGGGAACCGCGGTGCAGATCTGGGACTGCAACCGCTCGGCCGCCCAGAAGTGGACCCGGTTCTGA
- a CDS encoding M20/M25/M40 family metallo-hydrolase has translation MHALSLREDRFLEVLRRLIALTPRLQNNPGAGLVPEERLAAQVVLETLAPHIQSGFIQAESLAAPGKESRPSLVLTVKGTGESTLGFVGAHFDVVPADEKGEGWARDPFTLWEGPGGVLYGRGVTDCLGHVAVLTDLLAQLAERGERPRRTLKVVLISNEESSDLPGLGLGYVAEQGRLADLAGQPVYWLDSANFGPTVGTGGISLWSLKVKGVGGHSGMPQNCVNALELGMAASLELARWFHARFPPTEDEKTWGFLSSSSLKATVVEGFNTKESKIPAEVTLRGDIRLTPFYDMKDVRAQVADFMRELDARLERDEVIAGFPRTRTAAGLRGSLEFRFQGGGMEGIACRLDSPGLEALKEAMRAVRGVEPKPFSLTGSLPLVRALQRQGCDVQITGFGEMAYYHAPNEQARLEDFRQGFSILRELLVRL, from the coding sequence ATGCACGCGCTCTCGCTTCGTGAAGACCGCTTCCTGGAAGTGCTCCGGCGTCTCATCGCCCTGACGCCGCGGTTGCAGAACAACCCGGGCGCGGGGCTGGTGCCCGAGGAGCGGCTCGCCGCTCAGGTGGTGTTGGAGACGCTGGCGCCGCACATCCAGAGCGGCTTCATCCAGGCGGAGTCGCTGGCGGCTCCGGGCAAGGAGTCCCGGCCCAGTCTGGTGCTCACCGTGAAGGGCACGGGCGAGAGCACGCTCGGCTTCGTGGGCGCGCACTTCGACGTCGTCCCCGCGGACGAGAAGGGCGAGGGCTGGGCGCGCGATCCCTTCACGCTGTGGGAGGGGCCGGGAGGCGTGCTCTACGGGCGCGGCGTCACCGACTGCCTGGGCCACGTGGCGGTGCTGACGGACCTGCTGGCGCAGCTCGCCGAGCGTGGCGAGCGCCCGCGCCGCACCCTCAAGGTGGTGCTCATTTCCAACGAGGAGTCCTCGGATCTGCCGGGCCTGGGCCTGGGCTACGTGGCCGAGCAGGGACGGCTCGCGGACCTGGCGGGCCAGCCGGTGTATTGGCTGGACAGCGCCAACTTCGGCCCCACGGTGGGCACGGGCGGCATCTCGCTGTGGTCGCTGAAGGTGAAGGGCGTGGGCGGGCACTCGGGGATGCCGCAGAACTGCGTCAACGCGTTGGAGCTGGGCATGGCCGCGTCACTGGAGCTGGCCCGCTGGTTCCACGCGCGCTTCCCCCCCACCGAGGACGAGAAGACCTGGGGCTTCCTGTCCTCCTCCAGCCTCAAGGCCACCGTGGTGGAGGGCTTCAACACCAAGGAGTCGAAGATTCCCGCCGAGGTCACCCTTCGCGGGGACATCCGCCTCACGCCCTTCTACGACATGAAGGACGTGCGCGCGCAGGTGGCGGACTTCATGCGCGAGCTGGATGCCCGCCTGGAGCGCGACGAGGTGATTGCCGGCTTCCCGCGCACCCGCACGGCGGCGGGCCTGCGCGGCTCGCTCGAGTTCCGTTTCCAGGGCGGCGGCATGGAAGGCATTGCCTGCCGGCTGGACTCGCCGGGCCTCGAGGCTCTGAAGGAGGCGATGCGGGCGGTGCGCGGCGTGGAGCCCAAGCCCTTCTCGCTCACCGGCTCGTTGCCGCTGGTGAGGGCTCTGCAACGCCAGGGCTGCGACGTGCAGATCACCGGCTTCGGAGAGATGGCGTACTACCACGCGCCCAACGAGCAGGCCCGGCTGGAGGACTTCCGGCAGGGCTTCTCCATCCTCCGCGAGCTGCTCGTGCGGCTGTGA
- a CDS encoding peptidoglycan-binding domain-containing protein, whose product MPRKALRIAMLGLALGGCLEDRDQARQEATQKPVEVALDPEALLQKGAVKRIQEALARNDFREEWKEGVLDGPTSTALRRAQKAHRLPATGVPDARTMEALGLAPGDVFERLK is encoded by the coding sequence ATGCCGCGCAAGGCTTTACGAATCGCGATGCTCGGCCTCGCCCTCGGTGGCTGTCTGGAGGACCGCGATCAGGCGCGCCAGGAGGCCACCCAGAAGCCCGTCGAGGTGGCGCTCGATCCCGAAGCGCTCCTCCAGAAGGGAGCGGTGAAGCGCATCCAGGAGGCGCTCGCGAGGAACGACTTCCGCGAGGAATGGAAGGAAGGCGTCCTCGATGGCCCGACGAGCACCGCGCTCCGACGGGCCCAGAAGGCCCATCGCCTGCCAGCCACGGGCGTCCCCGATGCCAGGACGATGGAGGCATTGGGGCTGGCACCAGGAGACGTGTTCGAGCGCCTGAAATGA
- a CDS encoding DUF748 domain-containing protein, with translation MHSTRKRRLLLGTLLTLAVVGVLLSVFLNPLAAWGTRRALNELQGFSSDFQSVSLSLVPLRYEITQLRIFEEPPGREGPPLLSAERIQAQFSFLDLLRGRVISSVRIEKPKISYVLRKAVKQEVEETKEKLQPPFERLVRALESVPPSRIDRVELLDGELLIEDRREKELPSIWLHAMDLTLENLATNRPLSLGQATIIAMSATLQKTGQVSMFLSVDPLTLPPHFAGRFQVKGLELNDFHDLLKAKTGVDLPQGVFEMFASFKTERGHLEGGVKPVLSGLDAKPAEKGLGARIKAALADIAFDLFKSNKDEDPEGKEKVATIIPIRGDLSSPDIQLWPTLFGVIRNAFVEGLAGSFRNTPPAVAGEKQNVLQQAAEALKPSGGTPRAQPVKE, from the coding sequence ATGCATTCCACACGCAAACGCCGCCTGCTCCTCGGCACATTGCTCACGCTGGCCGTTGTCGGCGTGCTCCTGAGCGTCTTCTTGAATCCGCTCGCCGCCTGGGGCACCCGGCGCGCGCTCAATGAGCTCCAGGGGTTCTCCTCGGACTTCCAGAGCGTCTCCCTGTCACTCGTTCCGCTGCGCTATGAAATCACCCAGCTCAGGATCTTCGAGGAGCCTCCCGGCCGCGAGGGGCCTCCGCTCCTCTCCGCCGAGCGCATCCAGGCACAGTTCTCCTTCCTGGACCTGCTGCGCGGCCGGGTCATCAGCTCGGTGCGCATCGAGAAGCCGAAGATTTCCTACGTGCTCCGCAAGGCGGTGAAGCAGGAAGTCGAGGAGACGAAGGAGAAGCTCCAACCGCCGTTCGAGCGGCTCGTCCGGGCGCTCGAGTCCGTTCCGCCCAGCCGCATCGACCGGGTCGAGCTCCTGGACGGAGAGCTCCTCATCGAGGACCGCCGCGAGAAGGAGTTGCCGTCCATCTGGTTGCACGCGATGGACCTGACGCTCGAGAACCTCGCGACCAACCGCCCCCTGTCGCTCGGCCAGGCGACGATCATCGCCATGAGCGCCACGCTGCAGAAAACGGGGCAGGTCTCGATGTTCCTCTCGGTCGATCCGCTCACCCTGCCACCGCATTTCGCCGGCCGCTTCCAGGTGAAGGGGCTCGAGCTCAATGACTTCCATGATCTGCTCAAGGCCAAGACGGGCGTGGACCTGCCCCAGGGCGTCTTCGAGATGTTCGCCAGCTTCAAGACGGAGCGGGGCCACCTCGAGGGCGGCGTGAAGCCCGTGCTCTCCGGGCTCGATGCGAAGCCAGCGGAGAAGGGGCTCGGCGCGCGCATCAAGGCCGCGCTCGCGGACATCGCCTTCGACCTCTTCAAGAGCAACAAGGACGAGGACCCCGAGGGCAAGGAGAAGGTCGCCACCATCATCCCCATCCGGGGCGACCTCAGCAGTCCCGACATCCAGCTCTGGCCCACCCTCTTCGGCGTCATCCGCAACGCCTTCGTCGAGGGGCTCGCCGGCTCCTTCAGGAATACGCCGCCGGCCGTCGCGGGCGAGAAGCAGAACGTCCTCCAACAGGCCGCGGAAGCGCTCAAGCCGAGTGGAGGCACGCCCCGCGCCCAACCGGTGAAGGAGTAA